A genomic segment from Chloroflexota bacterium encodes:
- a CDS encoding MBL fold metallo-hydrolase gives MSKRQPPFELAPGCYAVDRFLSSWCYLLTGAATLLVDTGMPGRAGAILRAAREVGIEPSGIDRIVLTHFDMDHSGSAVELQRRTGAPVLIHEADVPYLAAPETCPRLRSVLYWPLIPWIMRWRPPVDVSPVQEGDMIDDWHVLHTPGHTPGSMSLQRGDVLVAGDALLHSRGRLHENVPWLATSRAEQRASARRLAASGARVVLPGHYSPCTDPEALSALARRLERR, from the coding sequence ATGAGCAAACGCCAGCCGCCGTTCGAACTGGCGCCTGGCTGCTACGCGGTGGACCGCTTTCTCAGCTCGTGGTGCTACCTGCTCACGGGCGCCGCGACGCTGCTGGTGGACACCGGGATGCCCGGACGGGCCGGCGCGATCCTGCGCGCCGCGCGCGAAGTCGGCATCGAGCCGTCCGGCATCGACCGCATCGTGCTGACGCACTTCGATATGGACCACAGCGGCAGCGCGGTGGAGCTGCAGCGGCGAACCGGGGCACCGGTCCTGATTCACGAGGCCGACGTGCCATATTTGGCGGCGCCGGAGACGTGTCCCCGTCTCCGCTCGGTGCTCTACTGGCCACTCATTCCCTGGATCATGCGCTGGCGACCGCCGGTGGACGTTTCGCCGGTGCAAGAAGGCGACATGATCGACGACTGGCACGTGCTGCACACGCCGGGCCACACGCCCGGCAGCATGTCACTCCAGCGCGGCGATGTGCTCGTGGCGGGTGACGCTCTCCTTCACAGTCGCGGCCGCTTGCACGAAAACGTGCCCTGGCTGGCCACCAGCCGCGCTGAGCAGCGCGCGTCCGCCCGCCGCCTGGCGGCGAGCGGCGCGCGCGTGGTGCTACCCGGGCACTACAGCCCCTGCACCGACCCCGAGGCTCTGTCGGCCCTGGCGCGGCGTCTCGAGCGCCGCTGA
- a CDS encoding flavin reductase family protein, with protein sequence MSDSDPVSDALNALVYGLVVVGTKSADGEPNGMTANWLTQVSFDPRVVAVAIQDGAHTRQNIDATGVFSISVLPDGSKDLSLKFTAKSTSGEGRLEGEPVTTYDTGTPVLDGAVAWFECRVVGSSQPGDHVVYFGEVVGGSERGGEPQLLSATGMSYGG encoded by the coding sequence ATGTCTGACAGCGACCCGGTATCCGACGCGCTCAATGCCCTTGTCTACGGTCTGGTGGTGGTCGGCACGAAGTCGGCGGACGGCGAGCCGAACGGCATGACGGCGAACTGGCTGACCCAGGTGTCCTTCGATCCGCGCGTGGTCGCGGTGGCGATTCAGGACGGGGCGCACACGCGGCAGAACATCGACGCGACGGGCGTCTTTTCGATTTCGGTCTTGCCGGACGGTTCCAAGGACCTCTCGCTCAAGTTCACGGCCAAGTCCACCAGCGGCGAGGGACGCCTGGAAGGCGAGCCGGTGACGACGTACGACACCGGCACTCCCGTCTTGGATGGGGCCGTGGCCTGGTTCGAGTGCCGCGTCGTGGGCAGCAGCCAGCCCGGCGATCACGTGGTCTACTTCGGCGAGGTCGTCGGCGGATCCGAACGCGGCGGCGAGCCGCAGCTCCTGTCCGCCACGGGGATGAGCTACGGGGGATAG
- a CDS encoding lactonase family protein — MPIRHVEPCPVLWSANRTGNDARNEAVSVNDERFLFVGTYTDLGAEGIYTCRLNVATGAVECIDVQPGIVNPTFVAIDPTGDHLYAASEQESGHGVVTAYAINGNGALTVLNSAHTGGAGPCHVQVDQTDSYVVVANYFGGSVCLLPIKPDGSLGTRTDFVQHHGSSVHPERQRQAHAHCVVIDGANTLVYACDLGMDAIVVYRIDHATGRLIEQPDLAVRAEPGDGPRHFTFNPASAHAYAVNELGSSVSAYDYEAATGTLTVKQRISTLPAAWSGDTTCADIHASPDGRFVYASNRGHNSIAAFAVESGTGRLTPVGHTPTRGDIPRNFLITPDGRFLLAANQNSDTIVTFRVDAASGGLEFTGHEAAVPAPVCLKLAPLRE; from the coding sequence ATGCCAATCCGGCATGTCGAGCCGTGTCCGGTGCTATGGTCCGCCAATCGCACCGGCAACGACGCGCGAAATGAGGCCGTGAGCGTGAACGACGAGCGATTCCTGTTCGTGGGCACCTATACCGATCTGGGCGCGGAGGGTATCTATACCTGTCGCCTGAACGTTGCGACCGGCGCCGTCGAATGCATTGACGTGCAGCCCGGCATCGTGAATCCGACCTTCGTTGCCATCGACCCAACCGGCGACCACCTGTATGCCGCTTCCGAACAGGAATCCGGCCACGGCGTGGTCACGGCCTACGCCATCAATGGGAATGGCGCCCTCACGGTGCTCAACTCGGCGCACACCGGCGGCGCTGGGCCCTGCCACGTGCAGGTGGACCAAACGGATTCCTACGTCGTCGTGGCGAACTATTTCGGGGGCAGCGTGTGCCTGCTGCCGATCAAGCCGGACGGGTCACTAGGAACGCGCACCGATTTCGTCCAGCATCACGGCTCCTCGGTCCATCCCGAGCGCCAGCGACAAGCCCATGCGCATTGCGTGGTGATCGATGGCGCCAACACGCTGGTCTACGCCTGCGATCTGGGCATGGACGCCATCGTGGTCTACCGCATCGATCACGCTACCGGCCGTCTGATCGAGCAACCGGACCTGGCGGTGCGCGCCGAGCCGGGTGACGGGCCGCGGCATTTCACCTTCAATCCCGCCTCCGCCCATGCCTACGCGGTGAATGAGTTGGGGTCGTCGGTTTCCGCCTACGACTACGAGGCGGCGACGGGGACGCTGACGGTCAAGCAGAGGATCTCGACGCTTCCCGCGGCGTGGAGCGGCGACACCACCTGCGCCGACATTCACGCATCGCCGGACGGTCGGTTCGTCTACGCCTCGAACCGGGGGCACAACTCGATAGCGGCGTTTGCGGTCGAGTCAGGCACCGGTAGGCTCACGCCGGTTGGCCATACTCCGACCCGCGGCGATATCCCGCGGAACTTTCTCATCACGCCCGACGGCCGGTTCCTCCTTGCCGCCAACCAGAACTCCGACACCATCGTCACGTTCCGGGTCGATGCGGCTTCAGGCGGGCTCGAGTTCACCGGCCACGAGGCCGCCGTGCCCGCGCCCGTGTGTCTGAAGCTGGCGCCCCTGCGCGAATAG